ATCGTCGTTGTTCCCGCGCGGCACCGACCTGACTCTCGGCGACGGACGCATGTCCGACGACCTCCGTTCGCTCAAGCCGATCCGCACCATCCGGCTCGACGTCACCACCAAGGCGCAGGCGGCGCTGCACATGCCCGTTCCGGTCTCCGTTCCGACAATCTGACAAGCGAAGAAGCACACAATGACAATCACCGCACAACATGAGTCCGTCGACACCCGTCTCCCGGCGTCGATCAGCGCCGATCTGGTGACCAGGCTCGCTTCCCTGATAGCGGCGTCTGCCGACGCCGACCGGGTCGTCACCAGTGCTCCGTACACAGGAGAAAGGCTCGCCGACCTCCCGGTGTCCACACCTGCGGACGTCGAGGCCGCGTACAGGACCGCGCGCGACGCCCAACGCGCGTGGTCTCAGACGCCGATCCGCGAGCGAGCCGCCGTCCTGCTGCGTTTCCACGACCTCGTCCTTCGCCGCCAGAACCAAGGTCTCGACCTGATGCAGGCGGAGAATGGCAAGACCCGGCGCGACGCCTTCCTCGAGATCAGCGACACCGCGATCACTTCTCGCTACTACGCGCGGACCGCAGCCAAGGCACTGGCGCCGCAACGCCGGGGCGGTGCGATCCCGTTCCTGACCCACACCACCGAACTCCACCATCCCAAAGGCGTCGTCGCGATCGTCTCGCCGTGGAACTATCCGTTGTCGATGGCGGCGGGCGACGCGATCGCCGCGCTGATGGCGGGCAACGCAGTCGTCCAGAAACCCGACACCCAGACCGCGTTGACCGCCCTGTGGGCACTCGACCTCATGCGCGAAGCAGGGCTGCCCGACGGAGTCTGGCAGATGGTCGTCGGACGCGGCAGTTCGATCGGCGACCAATTGATGGCGGGCGCCGACTACATGATGTTCACCGGATCCACGGCCACCGGTCGACAGATCGCCGCAGACGCGGGACGACGCCTCATCGGTGCGTCTCTTGAGCTCGGCGGCAAGAACCCGATGCTCGTCCTCGACGACGCGGACCTGGACAAGGCGGCCGCCGGAGCGATCAACGCCGCGTTCCCGTCGACCGGGCAGCTCTGCGTCTCCATTGAGCGGATCTATGTGGCGGAATCGGTGCGCGATGAATTCGTCGAGAAGTTCGTCGCCAAGACTCGAGCGCTCACCATCGGCGCGGCGTACGACTACAGCATCGACGTCGGCAGCCTGACCAGCGCATCACAACTCGCCACAGTGACCGAGCACGTCGACGACGCTGTCGCCAAGGGCGCAACCGTTCTCGCCGGCGGACGCGCCCGACCCGACCTCGGGCCGCTCTTCTACGAGCCGACGATCCTGACCGACGTCACCGAGGACATGACGCTGTTCGCGCACGAGACGTTCGGCCCCGTTGTCGCCGTCCACACCTTCAGCGACCTCGACGACGCTGTGGCCGAGGCGAACGACTCCCAGTACGGCCTCAACTCGAGCGTCTGGACACGCGACGGCGCAAAGGGCCGCGCCGTCGCGGCCAGGCTCCACACCGGGACAGTCAACGTGAACGAGGCGTTCGCCGCTGCGTGGGGCAGCATCGACGCGCCGATGGGCGGCATGGGCGAATCCGGCGTAGGGCGTCGACACGGACGCGACGGAATCCTCAAATACACCGAGGCGCAGACCGTCGCCCATCAGCGCGGCGTCGGATTCACTCCGCCCTCGTTCATCCCGTGGCGGGTATGGGCTCCGACGCTCGGGGCCGCTCTGCGCGCCTGGCGCCTGACCGGCCTCCGCTGAACACCGACACGAAATCGAAAGGAACTGACATGATCGTCCCCGACACCATGGACGCGATCGTCGTCGACGACGACAAGAACCTTGTCGTCGACGTAGTACCCACACCCACTCCGGCGGCCGGCGAGGTGCTCGTCCGGGTCGCTGCGGCAGGCGTGAACCGGGCCGACCTCATGCAACGCCAGGGGCTGTACCCGCCGCCTCCCGGCATCACCGACATCATGGGCATGGAGGTGTCCGGCATCGTCGTCGCGCTCGGCGACGGCGTGGACGGTCCCGCGGTGGGCGCGCAGGTCTGTGCACTCATCGCGGGCGGTGGGTACGCCGAGTACGTGGTGGTTCCGGCTGGACAGCTGCTCCCGGTGCCGACCGGTGTGTCGCTGATCGATGCGGCGGCACTGCCCGAGGTCGCCAGCACCGTGTGGTCGACGATCGTGATGGATGCGGGGCTCACCGCAGGGGAGACCGTCCTGATCCACGGCGGCGGCAGCGGCATCGGAACCCACGCCATCCAGGTCGCGAAGGCACTCGGCGCCACCGTCGCCGTGACAGTCGGATCAGCGGACAAGGGGGAGCGCTGCCGCGAACTCGGCGCCGACATCGTGATCAACTACCGAGAGCAGGACTTCGCCGCCGAACTCGCCGGTCGTGCCGACGTCATTCTCGACATCATGGGCGGCAGCTATCTCTCGCGCAACGTCGAGGCACTCGCCGTCGGTGGCCGACTGGTGGTCATCGGCATGCAGGGCGGCTTCGTCGGTGAAGTGAACGTCGGGGCCCTCATCGGCAAACGCGCGCGCATCATCGGACTCAACGTCCGCAACCGCCCGCTCGACGGACCCGGGTCGAAGGCGGAGATCGTCGCCGCCGTGACAGCAGACGAGTGGCCGATCGTCGAACAAGGACTGATCCGACCGATTGTGTCGGCGAGACTTCCGCTGGCCGAGGCCGAACGTGCTCACGGGCTTCTCGACTCGCCCGACTCCGTCGGCAAGGTCCTTCTGCTTCCGAACCGGGACCTCACGTGACCGGCCGCATAGTCGTCTTCGGTGCAACGGGCTACGCGGGTGGACTCGCAGTCGAATCACTGGTCCGGCGTGGGGAGCGTCCAGTCCTCGCCGGGCGGTCGTCGGACAAACTGGCCACGTTCGCGGAACGGCTCGGCGGTCTCGAGTATCGCGTCGCCGACGTCGCGCAGCCGGCGAGTGTCCGTGCGCTTGTGGAAGCCGGCGACGTGATGGTGACTGGAGTCGGGCCGTTCGAACGAGTCGGCTGGGTGGCGGCCGAGGCCGCCGTCGACGCGGGGGCGCATTACGTCGACTCGACGGGTGAGATCGGCTTCGTCCGTCAACTCGTCAGCAGTCACGACACGATCGCCCGCGACAGAGGTGCCGTCATGCTGCCCGCGTTCGGCTACGACTACGTCCCGGGTGTCCTGGCCGGCCACCTGGCCGCGCGTGAGGCGGGCGACCAGGCGACATCGATCGACGTCGGCTACTTCGCGACCGGACCGCTCCGGCGCGGCCTGAGTCAGGGAACGCGTAAAACGCTCGCGGACGGCCTCACGCTCCCGGTGACGGTGTTCGCCGACGGTCGGCACGCCGACCGCAGAGCGGCGTCCGACGTCGTCGTGTTCCCCGTACAGGGCGCCAGGCGCCGCGCGATACTCGCGTCCGGGACAGAAGTGCTTCAACTTCCCGAGGCTCACCCGCACCTGCGGAACGTCCGGGTCTTCAACGGCTGGTTCCCGAGTCTCGCTCGTCCGATGCAGGCCGCGTCGTTCGCTGCAGCGATGTCCGCCCGGTCGGCTGCCGGGCGTCGCGTGCTGTCCGGCGTCCTGTCGCGCACGTCTGGTCCCGCAGGCGGACCAGACGAGACCGAACGCGCCAAGGTGAGGGGACTCGCCGTAGCGGTGGCCCGCGACGACACGGGACGCGTCCTCAGCGAAGTGGAGGTCGACGGACCGTCGCCGTACAGCGTCACCGCGGAACTGATGGCCGTCGCCGCGCAGCGTCTCGCGCGCGGACTGGGGCGGAGTCCGGGAGTCGTCGGTCCGGTCGACGGTCTCGGTGAGGACGGCTTCACGTCCCTCTGCGACGAGGTCGGACTCCGCCGCGTTCGGTGAGGTGACACCAACGACTCAGGCCCTTCATCAATTGATGAAGGGCCTGAGTCGTTGAAGAGTGTCCGAGGGGGGACTTGAACCCCCACGTCCGTTAATAGGACACTAGCACCTCAAGCTAGCGCGTCTGCCATTCCGCCACTCGGACTCGTTCAGGTATGAAATTGTCGCGCTCGCTTTCGCTTGCGCCGCATAACCATAACCAAGGTTGCCGTGAGATCCCAAATCCCCTAGTAATGGGGGTGTGACGACCCCTCAAGCAACTGAAGAAGTAGTCGATCTCGTCAGCCGCCTCATCCAGTTCGACACATCGAACACAGGAGTGCCGGAGACGACCGTCGGCGAAGCCGAATGCGCCCGCTGGGTGGAGCAGCAACTCCAGGAGGTGGGCTACGAGACGGAGTACATCGAGTCGGGCATGCCCGGTCGCGGAAACGTCTTCGCTCGGCTCGCAGGCTCCGACTCGAGTCGCGGAGCGCTGCTCGTCCACGTCCACCTCGATGTGGTTCCGGCCCAGGCCGAGGACTGGAGCGTCCACCCGTTCTCCGGCGCGATCCGCGACGGCTACGTCTGGGGACGCGGCGCCGTCGACATGAAGGACATGGCCGGCATGGTGCTGGCCCTGGCCCGTCAATTCAAACGAGACGGCACGGTGCCGCCGCGTGACATCGTGTTCGCTTTCCTCGCCGATGAGGAGGCAGGCGGCACCTGGGGCTCGCACTGGCTCGTCGAGAACCGACCCGACCTGTTCGACGGAATCACCGAAGCAGTGGGCGAGGTCGGTGGCTTCTCACTCACCGTCGATCGCCCAGACGGAACCGTGCGTCGGCTGTACCTCGTCGAAACGGCCGAGAAAGGCCTGTCATGGATGCGGCTCACCTGTGATGCGACTGCCGGCCACGGATCGTTCCTTCACTCGGACAACGCCGTCACGGAGATCGCGTCCGCCGTGGCGCGCATCGGCGCCCACCGATTCCCCCTCGTGATGACCGAGTCGGTGTCGGAGTTCCTGAAAGCCCTGTCGGAGGAGACGGGCCTCGACTTCAGTCCGGAGACCCCCGATCTGGAGACAGCGCTTTTCAAGATCGGCAATATCGCGCGCATCATCGGCGCCACACTGCGCGACACCGCGAACCCCACCATGCTGTCGGCGGGCTACAAGGCCAACGTGATCCCGCAGCAGGCGGAGGCCGTCATCGACTGCCGTGTGCTCCCGGGCAGGCAGAAGGAGTTCGAGGCGACCATCGACGAGCTCATCGGCCCGAACGTCAAGCGGGAGTGGATCACGCATCTCGACGCGTACGAGACCACGTTCGACGGGCATCTCGTCGACGCGATGAACGACGCCGTCGTGGCGCACGACGCAGACGGTCGCACCGTGCCCTACATGCTGTCCGGCGGCACCGACGCCAAGGCGTTCGCCAAGCTGGGCATCCGGTGCTTCGGATTCGCGCCGTT
This genomic window from Gordonia sp. PDNC005 contains:
- a CDS encoding succinic semialdehyde dehydrogenase; this encodes MTITAQHESVDTRLPASISADLVTRLASLIAASADADRVVTSAPYTGERLADLPVSTPADVEAAYRTARDAQRAWSQTPIRERAAVLLRFHDLVLRRQNQGLDLMQAENGKTRRDAFLEISDTAITSRYYARTAAKALAPQRRGGAIPFLTHTTELHHPKGVVAIVSPWNYPLSMAAGDAIAALMAGNAVVQKPDTQTALTALWALDLMREAGLPDGVWQMVVGRGSSIGDQLMAGADYMMFTGSTATGRQIAADAGRRLIGASLELGGKNPMLVLDDADLDKAAAGAINAAFPSTGQLCVSIERIYVAESVRDEFVEKFVAKTRALTIGAAYDYSIDVGSLTSASQLATVTEHVDDAVAKGATVLAGGRARPDLGPLFYEPTILTDVTEDMTLFAHETFGPVVAVHTFSDLDDAVAEANDSQYGLNSSVWTRDGAKGRAVAARLHTGTVNVNEAFAAAWGSIDAPMGGMGESGVGRRHGRDGILKYTEAQTVAHQRGVGFTPPSFIPWRVWAPTLGAALRAWRLTGLR
- a CDS encoding NAD(P)H-quinone oxidoreductase, which encodes MDAIVVDDDKNLVVDVVPTPTPAAGEVLVRVAAAGVNRADLMQRQGLYPPPPGITDIMGMEVSGIVVALGDGVDGPAVGAQVCALIAGGGYAEYVVVPAGQLLPVPTGVSLIDAAALPEVASTVWSTIVMDAGLTAGETVLIHGGGSGIGTHAIQVAKALGATVAVTVGSADKGERCRELGADIVINYREQDFAAELAGRADVILDIMGGSYLSRNVEALAVGGRLVVIGMQGGFVGEVNVGALIGKRARIIGLNVRNRPLDGPGSKAEIVAAVTADEWPIVEQGLIRPIVSARLPLAEAERAHGLLDSPDSVGKVLLLPNRDLT
- a CDS encoding saccharopine dehydrogenase NADP-binding domain-containing protein → MTGRIVVFGATGYAGGLAVESLVRRGERPVLAGRSSDKLATFAERLGGLEYRVADVAQPASVRALVEAGDVMVTGVGPFERVGWVAAEAAVDAGAHYVDSTGEIGFVRQLVSSHDTIARDRGAVMLPAFGYDYVPGVLAGHLAAREAGDQATSIDVGYFATGPLRRGLSQGTRKTLADGLTLPVTVFADGRHADRRAASDVVVFPVQGARRRAILASGTEVLQLPEAHPHLRNVRVFNGWFPSLARPMQAASFAAAMSARSAAGRRVLSGVLSRTSGPAGGPDETERAKVRGLAVAVARDDTGRVLSEVEVDGPSPYSVTAELMAVAAQRLARGLGRSPGVVGPVDGLGEDGFTSLCDEVGLRRVR
- a CDS encoding M20/M25/M40 family metallo-hydrolase; this encodes MTTPQATEEVVDLVSRLIQFDTSNTGVPETTVGEAECARWVEQQLQEVGYETEYIESGMPGRGNVFARLAGSDSSRGALLVHVHLDVVPAQAEDWSVHPFSGAIRDGYVWGRGAVDMKDMAGMVLALARQFKRDGTVPPRDIVFAFLADEEAGGTWGSHWLVENRPDLFDGITEAVGEVGGFSLTVDRPDGTVRRLYLVETAEKGLSWMRLTCDATAGHGSFLHSDNAVTEIASAVARIGAHRFPLVMTESVSEFLKALSEETGLDFSPETPDLETALFKIGNIARIIGATLRDTANPTMLSAGYKANVIPQQAEAVIDCRVLPGRQKEFEATIDELIGPNVKREWITHLDAYETTFDGHLVDAMNDAVVAHDADGRTVPYMLSGGTDAKAFAKLGIRCFGFAPLQLPPDLDFAALFHGVDERVPVDSILFGTKVLEHFLRHS